From the genome of Burkholderia pyrrocinia:
TTGGGGGTATCCGGCCGTACTGTGCACGGCCGTTCCGGAGTTACAAGGAGATAGCATGAAGTCGATCGTGTTGAGAGCGTTGGGCGTCGCCGCAGTGGCGGCCTGTCTGTCGGGCAGCGTGTATGCGCAGTCGAGCGATGCGGCGGCCACCGAAGCGCCGGCGGCCGCGACGAGCGCGCCGAAGGCCGCCGCGAAAACCGCGAAGAAGGCGAGCCGCAAGCTCGGCTACGCGGTGCGCAAGGCGATTTCGAAGGAACCCGGCGTGAATGTGTCGAACCTCGTCGTGCGTTCGAAGGGCGGCGAGATCACGCTGGAGGGCACGATGCCCGAACAGGCACAGATCGACAAGGCCGAAGCCGCAGCCAAGGACGTGAAGGGCGTGACGTCGGTCACGAACAAGCTGACGGTCCAGCAGCAGTAATGCCGGGCGGCGGCGCGCGAGCGCCGCGTGCGCCCGTTTTCAGGCGGGCCCCGGCATCCCGGGGCCCGTTTGCGCTTCAGAGGCCGCGAACCGCGTGCGACGCGGCGGCGGACCGATAACGATATCGAGAGGGCGGCGATGACGAGACTCGGGTGGGGCAGGCGGATGGTTTTCGGCGCGGCGCTGGCTGCGGTCGCGGTGCTCGGCGCCTGCAACGGCAACGAGTCGGGCGAGCGCAACCGGCTGCCCGGCTTCGTGTCCGGCAGCGTGCGCACGACGGCCTACGACGGCGCGAGCGACGACCTGCTGACGGCAGGCCTCGGCAAGACGGGCCTCGCGGCGGCAGCGCCCGGTTTTGCGAATCCGTCCCGGCCGACGAGCGCCGAGCTGCGCCGTCTCGCGATCTGGTCGAACTACCGCGCGCTCGTCGACATGAGCGCGAACGGCGGCTACGGCCGCTTCTGGGGGCCGAACGTCGACCTCGCCGGCAACGACACGCTTGGCGAAGGCAAGATCCCCGGCACCGAATATCTCGCGTATTCCGACGACGGCAGCGGCAGCAAGAACGTGACGCTGCTCGTGCAGGTGCCCGCCAGCTTCGATCCCGCGCAGCCGTGCATCGTCACCGCGACGTCGTCGGGCTCGCGCGGCGTGTACGGCGCGATCTCCGCGGCCGGCGAGTGGGCGCTCAAGCGCGGCTGCGCGGTCGCGTACAACGACA
Proteins encoded in this window:
- a CDS encoding BON domain-containing protein — encoded protein: MKSIVLRALGVAAVAACLSGSVYAQSSDAAATEAPAAATSAPKAAAKTAKKASRKLGYAVRKAISKEPGVNVSNLVVRSKGGEITLEGTMPEQAQIDKAEAAAKDVKGVTSVTNKLTVQQQ